From one Ignavibacteria bacterium genomic stretch:
- a CDS encoding biotin--[acetyl-CoA-carboxylase] ligase, giving the protein MAMNTDNPEYFHVTTVESTNDVVRDKLGIHPRVFVCADSQTGGKGRKGKKWTGEHGQNIYCSYGTVHDGKVDYRDLASYMARGALATVLMLREITPRLTFKVKYPNDVMVLDTNRWKKIGGILVEHEFRGAECRFSIIGIGVNINQLQFPEELQETATSLIRLGAITSLPQCIRTLHDNLISQMRSHWQHVHRQWVQEMEIINKPVNIVGSKEQWLVKSVLDDGRLVAQNIVTQTERVITDGDTIRYNY; this is encoded by the coding sequence ATGGCGATGAACACGGATAATCCCGAGTATTTTCATGTAACAACAGTCGAGTCAACAAACGATGTAGTCAGGGACAAGCTTGGGATTCACCCGCGTGTATTTGTCTGTGCAGACAGCCAAACCGGTGGAAAGGGAAGAAAAGGGAAAAAATGGACAGGTGAGCATGGTCAAAATATTTACTGTTCGTACGGAACTGTTCATGACGGTAAGGTGGATTATCGTGACCTTGCGTCATACATGGCCAGGGGAGCACTTGCAACGGTGCTAATGTTGCGAGAGATTACCCCACGGCTGACCTTTAAAGTAAAGTATCCAAATGATGTAATGGTGCTGGACACGAATCGGTGGAAAAAGATTGGCGGTATCTTGGTTGAGCATGAATTCAGGGGAGCAGAGTGCCGGTTCTCCATAATTGGTATTGGCGTTAATATTAACCAGCTACAGTTTCCGGAGGAATTACAGGAAACAGCAACATCGCTAATAAGACTGGGGGCAATTACGTCCTTACCACAGTGTATCCGTACATTGCACGATAATTTGATTTCACAAATGCGGTCCCACTGGCAACATGTTCACCGGCAGTGGGTACAAGAAATGGAGATTATCAACAAGCCTGTAAACATCGTTGGTTCAAAGGAGCAGTGGCTGGTGAAATCAGTACTCGATGACGGACGGCTTGTTGCACAAAACATAGTAACACAAACAGAGCGGGTGATAACCGATGGCGACACTATACGATACAACTATTGA
- a CDS encoding type III pantothenate kinase — protein MATLYDTTIELNSVQYGICGIDVGNSRVKIHHDDVYLSIPFDKEWKKNVQHHFRDHVSKKYLIGLSSVNPKQTTAIVKIIQRIPGHLVINVHQLLMRNEALLRLGSVENAGIDRMLGAIGALFKQLPPLITVDCGTAVTVNAISKDRMFLGGIIFAGMTTQLVGLTKQTAGIPETEYSQPVKAIGVNTQESLMAGVTQSVLGGVLESIQTMQNEFFNGAQVPIVITGGEGKVIAETMGHRGLDVHFERDMVTTGILSLLMNAKPVDIHDGIIEKIRN, from the coding sequence ATGGCGACACTATACGATACAACTATTGAACTCAACAGCGTTCAGTATGGGATTTGCGGCATAGATGTTGGGAACAGTCGCGTGAAAATTCATCATGATGATGTGTACTTATCCATCCCTTTCGATAAGGAGTGGAAGAAAAACGTTCAGCATCACTTTCGCGATCACGTCAGTAAAAAGTACCTGATCGGTCTGTCGAGTGTAAATCCCAAGCAAACCACCGCCATAGTTAAAATCATTCAACGCATTCCCGGACATCTTGTTATCAACGTACACCAGTTATTAATGCGTAACGAAGCGCTGCTGCGATTAGGATCGGTAGAGAACGCAGGGATCGACAGGATGCTTGGTGCAATTGGAGCGCTTTTCAAGCAGCTTCCGCCCTTAATTACCGTTGATTGTGGTACGGCTGTCACAGTAAATGCAATATCGAAAGACAGGATGTTTTTGGGCGGTATCATTTTTGCCGGGATGACCACCCAGTTAGTGGGTTTAACAAAGCAAACGGCAGGTATTCCCGAAACTGAGTACTCACAGCCAGTAAAGGCGATAGGGGTTAATACTCAGGAGTCGCTAATGGCTGGCGTTACACAGTCTGTTCTTGGCGGAGTATTAGAGAGTATTCAAACGATGCAGAATGAGTTCTTTAACGGGGCTCAGGTACCTATAGTCATAACCGGTGGTGAAGGAAAGGTAATTGCCGAAACAATGGGACACAGGGGATTAGACGTGCACTTTGAGAGAGACATGGTAACAACAGGAATCCTATCATTGCTCATGAATGCAAAACCGGTTGATATTCACGATGGAATCATTGAAAAAATCAGGAACTAG
- a CDS encoding isoaspartyl peptidase/L-asparaginase, producing MAPSIAIHGGAGDLARYTGTGRLEEAQVLLDEIITHCHTMLVDGKSALDAVCAAVVRMEDSGLFHAGKGSSPTPAGTPELDASIMDGSNMEAGAVTLVSKIKNPILLARVVMEHSQHVLLAGKAAEELADKFMLEVVNNNYYFPCDTAATETSTGTVGAVARDLYGNYAAATSTGGTLRKASGRIGDSPLIGSGTYAQNHIGAVSCTGYGEYFIRAAASATVLHRVDLLGETIGAATGGVLSLVSRLGGQGGIIGIGPRGEVSMVFNTSGMYRASIDAWSKKTVGVLA from the coding sequence ATGGCACCATCAATTGCAATTCACGGCGGGGCGGGTGATCTGGCCAGATATACTGGCACCGGAAGACTGGAGGAAGCGCAGGTTTTACTCGATGAGATTATCACCCACTGTCACACGATGCTGGTGGATGGTAAATCAGCCCTTGACGCAGTCTGTGCTGCTGTGGTAAGGATGGAAGACAGCGGATTGTTTCATGCCGGAAAGGGATCGTCACCAACACCTGCTGGAACTCCTGAACTCGACGCCTCGATCATGGATGGCTCAAACATGGAAGCCGGTGCAGTTACGTTGGTATCAAAGATTAAAAACCCGATTTTGCTGGCACGAGTTGTAATGGAACATAGTCAGCATGTTCTCCTGGCAGGTAAAGCTGCTGAAGAACTGGCTGATAAATTTATGCTGGAAGTGGTAAACAATAATTATTATTTTCCGTGCGACACTGCAGCAACTGAGACTTCAACGGGTACTGTGGGAGCGGTTGCACGAGATTTATATGGAAATTATGCTGCTGCAACATCAACCGGGGGAACGCTGAGAAAGGCATCGGGACGAATAGGGGATTCTCCGCTAATAGGTAGCGGTACCTATGCTCAAAATCACATTGGTGCAGTTAGCTGTACCGGGTATGGCGAATATTTTATTAGGGCTGCAGCATCTGCAACAGTTTTGCACAGAGTTGACCTGCTGGGAGAAACAATTGGCGCCGCAACCGGCGGTGTACTAAGCCTTGTGTCGCGTCTGGGAGGCCAGGGCGGAATTATTGGAATTGGTCCACGCGGCGAGGTAAGCATGGTATTTAATACATCCGGAATGTACAGAGCCTCGATAGATGCATGGAGCAAGAAGACGGTTGGGGTGTTAGCATAG
- a CDS encoding BamA/TamA family outer membrane protein encodes MCTCILRFLLIVLPCIVMSATALAAGVVPADSVFALEQYRADRYQGLSELQEVRIVGCSLTSTEQLIGVIQSRESELSITRRLGRYVQENVARNPATPTPILKTLERLQENLKSELRYFSPSKASDDSVALLEYLNQHGFHDARVTWDFGYDPSVKRNVLKFNINEGVQAVVDTVLIYGLDSIPADIYQRVVSELKIDKGDPYSESLLTSSLAAMSRMLQNNGYYKASFTQPIVKSSSDLSRDTIAVVFTTGKRKRIGSILFQENNNGFPGITQTMRSRQIEFATGEWYNRDLIEASRNNLISLGVFEIVTIDTIVPNHSDLSPQSLSDSVISLRVFTMNNKPSDLGFNVLFFQTAVDNYLNAGVGATYQHRNLFGGAQVGSLTAQYILQDISGFLQGQPLQREAVISGVLAWPSLFRIWNWRGGLQSNIYYSERVLVSPFRLSSFGVLTRMPVSLPLFLGVNGIDASIGLERQVPREFQGALDSALVDAETPEEIAFVYSTLNQFLVLDKYLHTGNTPWFTSIYLGANIRGEHRDNVMDPRSGYTANVSIEAGIGAGQFVRSQAFYSSIFPVSVQSTIATKIKAGHIFLLGFSRGSTTDTNTYVSIERQYFAGGAASIRSFPSRQLHDPHSGELEALDETQNLLLSNTVGSASLLELSAEYRYRFPKPAGWDSFWASLVERSGLTVFTDIGNAFNRLTTGKYGTMRLRDLWEGSVIAMGIGYRFDTPVGPFRFDYATSIYDPLRKDGKWIFSGREHPFSLSNWHISIGLGHPF; translated from the coding sequence GTGTGTACCTGCATCCTCCGGTTCTTGCTTATTGTACTGCCATGTATCGTCATGTCGGCTACCGCGTTGGCAGCGGGTGTTGTTCCAGCTGATAGTGTCTTTGCTCTTGAGCAATATCGTGCAGACCGATATCAGGGCCTCTCGGAATTACAGGAAGTCCGAATTGTTGGATGCTCCCTTACCAGCACTGAACAGCTTATTGGTGTTATTCAGTCACGCGAAAGCGAACTGTCAATCACACGCAGGTTAGGCAGATACGTTCAGGAAAATGTAGCCCGCAATCCGGCAACTCCAACACCAATTTTAAAAACACTTGAGCGCCTCCAGGAAAATCTGAAGAGCGAACTGCGATACTTCAGCCCGTCAAAAGCATCCGATGACAGTGTTGCACTTCTTGAATACCTTAACCAGCATGGCTTTCATGATGCCCGGGTAACGTGGGACTTTGGCTACGATCCGTCTGTAAAACGCAATGTTTTAAAATTCAACATAAACGAGGGAGTACAGGCTGTTGTTGATACGGTACTTATTTATGGCCTCGATAGTATTCCGGCAGACATATATCAAAGGGTTGTTTCAGAGCTGAAAATTGATAAGGGCGATCCATACAGCGAATCACTCTTAACTTCCAGCCTGGCGGCTATGTCAAGAATGCTTCAGAACAATGGATATTACAAAGCAAGCTTCACACAGCCGATTGTTAAAAGCAGCAGCGACCTTTCACGCGATACCATAGCCGTTGTTTTTACCACCGGTAAGCGCAAACGTATTGGATCCATTCTTTTTCAGGAAAACAACAATGGTTTCCCGGGGATCACCCAAACCATGCGTAGCAGACAAATTGAGTTCGCTACTGGTGAGTGGTACAATCGCGATCTGATCGAAGCATCACGGAACAATCTTATTTCTCTTGGTGTTTTCGAAATTGTAACAATAGATACGATTGTGCCAAATCACAGCGACCTTTCACCTCAGTCTCTGTCAGATTCGGTGATTTCACTGCGCGTATTCACAATGAACAATAAGCCCAGTGATTTAGGGTTTAATGTTCTGTTCTTTCAAACGGCTGTAGATAACTACTTAAATGCAGGGGTTGGTGCAACGTATCAGCACCGCAATCTGTTTGGCGGGGCACAGGTTGGTTCGCTTACGGCACAGTATATCCTTCAGGATATCAGCGGGTTTCTTCAAGGGCAGCCTCTGCAACGTGAAGCCGTTATTTCGGGTGTTCTGGCCTGGCCGAGTTTATTTAGAATTTGGAACTGGCGTGGCGGACTGCAGAGCAATATCTACTACTCCGAGCGGGTCCTGGTTAGTCCCTTTCGGTTAAGCTCTTTTGGTGTACTTACCCGCATGCCGGTAAGCCTTCCATTGTTTTTAGGTGTAAATGGTATTGATGCAAGTATCGGTCTGGAGCGCCAGGTTCCGCGTGAGTTCCAGGGTGCATTGGACTCAGCCTTGGTTGATGCTGAGACTCCGGAAGAAATTGCATTTGTTTATAGTACGCTTAATCAGTTCCTGGTCTTGGATAAATATTTACACACCGGGAACACCCCGTGGTTTACAAGTATCTACCTTGGTGCCAACATCAGGGGAGAGCACCGTGATAATGTCATGGATCCCCGTTCCGGTTACACCGCCAACGTATCGATCGAAGCAGGGATTGGTGCCGGGCAATTCGTCCGCAGTCAGGCTTTTTATAGCAGCATCTTTCCGGTATCGGTGCAGTCAACAATTGCTACAAAGATCAAGGCCGGACATATTTTTTTACTTGGGTTTTCCAGGGGCAGTACTACAGATACAAACACGTATGTAAGTATCGAGCGACAGTACTTTGCGGGAGGTGCCGCTAGTATTCGAAGTTTCCCATCTCGGCAGCTACACGATCCACACAGTGGTGAGTTGGAAGCACTGGACGAAACCCAGAATCTGTTGCTATCGAACACTGTTGGAAGTGCTTCACTGCTGGAACTCAGTGCTGAGTACCGTTACCGTTTCCCTAAACCAGCTGGCTGGGACAGTTTTTGGGCCTCACTGGTTGAGCGCAGTGGTCTGACTGTCTTTACCGATATTGGCAATGCTTTTAACCGTCTTACAACCGGGAAGTACGGCACCATGAGGTTACGTGACTTGTGGGAAGGAAGCGTAATTGCTATGGGTATCGGGTACAGATTTGATACGCCCGTTGGTCCGTTCCGTTTTGACTATGCAACAAGTATCTACGACCCGCTTCGTAAGGATGGCAAATGGATATTCTCAGGTAGAGAACATCCGTTTTCACTATCAAACTGGCACATATCTATCGGCTTAGGACACCCCTTTTAG
- a CDS encoding DUF2795 domain-containing protein, which yields MFWTPELAAYLEDAPWPATKDELIDYADRTGAPIQIIENLKELDDPEDPVYEGIEDLWPEYESASDDFLFNEDDDSDY from the coding sequence ATGTTTTGGACCCCTGAACTTGCTGCATACCTTGAAGACGCTCCTTGGCCGGCGACTAAGGACGAGCTTATTGATTATGCCGATCGTACCGGTGCCCCGATCCAGATTATTGAAAATCTCAAGGAACTGGATGACCCGGAAGATCCTGTATATGAAGGGATTGAAGACCTATGGCCTGAGTACGAAAGTGCGTCCGACGACTTCTTATTTAACGAAGACGACGATTCGGATTATTAA
- the ispD gene encoding 2-C-methyl-D-erythritol 4-phosphate cytidylyltransferase, with amino-acid sequence MTSYYVGVIVPCAGIGKRFGSAVPKQYAMLGTEPILVHTLRTICSISNVGSVVLAIHESDVMANHIISSITTNTQIHVVFGGGERWQSVKNALDHPSLNKCSVILVHDAVRPLATADLFQKVIHKARQHGAAVPVVPLSDTIKEVGADGSVVQTLSRSSLRAAQTPQGFQADILRKAYLNVHPDATDDAQVVELAGYTVYCTDGETTNNKITTPHDIAVAEKTLSISRSTWKKPGI; translated from the coding sequence ATGACGTCATACTACGTTGGTGTAATTGTTCCGTGTGCAGGTATTGGAAAACGCTTTGGCTCGGCGGTTCCCAAGCAGTATGCCATGCTTGGAACCGAGCCTATACTGGTGCACACACTGAGAACTATCTGCAGTATCTCCAACGTAGGTAGTGTTGTCCTTGCCATTCATGAGAGTGACGTGATGGCAAACCACATCATCAGCTCGATAACGACAAACACACAAATTCACGTCGTTTTCGGCGGCGGGGAACGCTGGCAAAGCGTAAAAAACGCTCTGGACCATCCAAGTTTGAACAAATGCTCTGTTATCCTTGTCCATGATGCCGTTCGGCCACTGGCAACCGCAGATCTGTTTCAGAAAGTTATTCATAAGGCGCGGCAGCACGGAGCAGCCGTTCCGGTAGTCCCGCTTTCCGATACAATCAAGGAAGTTGGGGCCGACGGAAGCGTGGTACAAACACTTTCTCGATCATCTCTCCGGGCAGCTCAGACTCCACAAGGGTTTCAGGCTGATATATTGAGAAAAGCGTATCTCAACGTTCATCCGGATGCAACAGATGATGCCCAGGTTGTTGAATTGGCGGGATATACCGTGTATTGTACTGACGGCGAGACCACGAACAATAAAATCACCACGCCACACGATATTGCTGTAGCGGAAAAAACACTGTCAATAAGCAGATCAACCTGGAAGAAACCAGGAATTTGA
- a CDS encoding phospho-N-acetylmuramoyl-pentapeptide-transferase — MLYHLALWMRDFTTIPGIGVFQYVTFRAAVAAVLALLIAILVGPKLIALLKRIQIGEQAKRELQGVGHHSTKAGTPTMGGIIVLAAVLIPTLLLGRVDNMYVITVVATTGLLGIVGFTDDYLKVVRKLPNGLIGKYKLLGQVVVSLMVGCALTFMPEWFSSSLRDVSSLTTVPFEKMVNFDFGWFYIPMVVFVITATSNAVNLTDGLDGLCIGTVGISALALAVIAYFSGNAFFADYLNIMHLRGTDELVIFCAAIVGASMGFLWYNAYPAQVFMGDTGSLALGGAIGVLCVLIKKEFLLPILGGIFFAETVSVILQVTWYKYTRRRYGEGRRLFLMAPLHHHFEKKGWHESKIVTRFYIIAVMLAIITMATFKVR, encoded by the coding sequence ATGCTGTACCACCTTGCGCTTTGGATGCGCGACTTTACAACCATTCCCGGAATCGGCGTGTTTCAGTACGTAACATTCCGGGCTGCCGTTGCAGCAGTACTTGCGTTGCTGATCGCAATTCTTGTCGGACCCAAGTTGATTGCCCTCCTTAAACGAATTCAGATTGGTGAACAGGCCAAGAGAGAACTTCAGGGTGTGGGGCATCACAGCACAAAAGCAGGTACGCCAACCATGGGAGGAATAATCGTTCTTGCAGCAGTGCTGATCCCAACCCTGCTGCTGGGCCGGGTAGACAACATGTACGTTATTACCGTTGTTGCTACAACCGGTTTACTTGGAATTGTTGGGTTTACCGACGATTATTTGAAGGTTGTACGAAAACTGCCAAACGGTTTGATAGGTAAATACAAACTTCTTGGACAGGTTGTTGTCAGCCTGATGGTGGGCTGTGCTCTAACTTTTATGCCGGAATGGTTTAGCAGTTCGTTGCGTGACGTAAGCTCTCTTACGACCGTCCCATTTGAGAAAATGGTGAATTTTGATTTTGGCTGGTTTTATATCCCCATGGTTGTATTTGTAATTACTGCCACTTCGAATGCCGTGAATCTCACTGATGGTCTTGACGGGTTATGTATTGGTACGGTTGGGATAAGTGCCCTTGCACTTGCTGTTATTGCATACTTTTCAGGCAATGCCTTTTTTGCCGATTATCTGAACATCATGCACCTTAGGGGTACCGATGAGTTAGTGATTTTTTGTGCTGCCATTGTTGGTGCATCAATGGGGTTTTTATGGTATAATGCCTATCCTGCCCAGGTATTCATGGGCGACACCGGATCGCTTGCTTTAGGTGGGGCAATTGGTGTTTTATGCGTTCTCATTAAAAAAGAGTTTCTGCTGCCCATTTTGGGAGGGATATTTTTTGCAGAAACTGTTTCGGTTATTCTTCAGGTTACGTGGTATAAGTACACCCGCCGCAGATACGGTGAGGGTCGGCGCCTGTTCCTTATGGCTCCACTTCACCACCACTTTGAGAAAAAAGGATGGCATGAATCCAAAATTGTTACCCGATTTTACATAATTGCTGTTATGCTGGCCATCATTACTATGGCAACATTCAAGGTGCGTTAG
- the murF gene encoding UDP-N-acetylmuramoyl-tripeptide--D-alanyl-D-alanine ligase, which produces MNNLAQFGYTDLVTCFGEAAICLPENISSSGVSTDTRTLQPGALFVALRGENFDAHTLLTEATVKGAVLLIVDAGLITSDTINGVPLIRVESTLHALGTLAWYHRQRFSIPILAIAGSAGKTSTKELAAHVLNAQYHVLKTHANHNNQIGTPLTLLQLTDQHTAAVIEIGTNEPGEIEILCAMVRPTHGLITQIGKEHLEKLIDLDGVEKEETTLFEFLIDTGGTMLINLNDVRIAAWVERHGGRGLSFGINTHADISASVSFTQELNPIIHVVHERASLRSVMKTTGYAAAMNAVAAIAVGAVFELTATQIKQALESYMPEQNSEYGRMKVERSERFTLLNDTYNANPDSMNSALKTLQLFPAVHRVAVLGDMRELGTASEQEHTDCLNQAADVADTIITLGTEFAKASQNINHPIHCFGTHNQCADFITANIPDGSCILVKGSRGLTMEKVVSALKGR; this is translated from the coding sequence ATGAATAATCTTGCTCAGTTCGGTTATACCGACCTCGTTACTTGCTTTGGTGAAGCAGCAATATGTCTTCCTGAGAATATCAGTTCCTCAGGCGTTAGCACCGATACCCGTACTTTACAACCTGGTGCATTGTTTGTTGCCCTTCGCGGTGAAAACTTTGATGCACATACTCTTCTTACCGAAGCCACCGTTAAAGGTGCAGTACTATTAATCGTTGATGCGGGGCTGATAACTTCTGATACAATAAACGGCGTTCCGCTAATCCGTGTTGAGTCCACGCTCCATGCGCTTGGTACTCTGGCCTGGTATCATCGGCAGCGGTTTAGTATTCCTATTCTTGCAATTGCCGGATCGGCCGGGAAAACCAGCACCAAGGAATTGGCTGCCCATGTACTTAATGCCCAATATCATGTGCTAAAAACCCATGCAAATCACAACAACCAAATTGGTACTCCCTTAACCCTTCTGCAGCTAACGGACCAGCATACGGCTGCAGTAATCGAAATTGGTACCAACGAACCAGGTGAAATCGAGATCCTCTGCGCCATGGTACGTCCAACCCATGGCCTGATCACCCAAATTGGTAAGGAGCATCTGGAAAAGCTGATCGACCTAGACGGTGTTGAAAAGGAAGAAACAACCCTGTTCGAGTTTCTCATTGATACCGGTGGTACAATGCTGATTAACCTTAATGATGTCCGTATCGCTGCCTGGGTAGAACGTCACGGTGGAAGGGGGCTTTCGTTTGGCATTAACACACACGCTGATATCAGCGCCAGTGTTAGCTTTACACAGGAACTGAACCCGATTATTCATGTAGTCCACGAGCGAGCATCTCTTCGTTCCGTTATGAAAACAACCGGATACGCCGCCGCAATGAATGCCGTTGCTGCAATCGCCGTTGGCGCAGTGTTCGAGTTAACGGCCACTCAGATTAAACAGGCACTGGAATCGTACATGCCGGAGCAGAATAGCGAATACGGCAGGATGAAGGTAGAACGTTCGGAGCGGTTTACGTTGCTGAACGACACGTACAATGCCAATCCTGATAGTATGAATTCAGCTCTAAAGACTCTCCAGTTATTCCCTGCCGTACACCGCGTTGCCGTTTTGGGTGATATGCGCGAGCTGGGAACAGCATCTGAGCAGGAACATACTGATTGTTTAAATCAGGCGGCAGACGTTGCTGATACCATTATTACCCTGGGAACCGAGTTTGCCAAAGCATCACAGAACATCAACCATCCCATACATTGTTTCGGCACTCATAATCAGTGTGCGGATTTCATTACGGCAAATATTCCCGACGGCTCATGTATTCTTGTAAAAGGATCTCGTGGGTTGACAATGGAGAAAGTTGTTTCAGCACTGAAAGGACGCTAA
- the rsmH gene encoding 16S rRNA (cytosine(1402)-N(4))-methyltransferase RsmH, producing MARLSEQEYHVPVMAQLCIDFLQADRGGVFVDATLGGGGHTGMILQHLPESGRLFSFDADDAAVGHYHEHHPSDSRHVIVNKNFSTIPETLKNEGPVQGILFDLGVSSYQFDHHPRGFSFRQEAPLDMRFGQDGITAADVLNTYTEKELANVFRNYGEDPSSALLARAIVRRRTLAPFRTTVDLRTTIEQHIPPQHVAKTLARIFQALRITVNRELDILAESLVSVLHMMDTGGRIVVLSYHSLEDRIVKDIFREYSRRQTPPVLTVLTKKPVVADVPEIERNPRSRSVRFRAAEIQSSYLRPQ from the coding sequence ATGGCACGGCTCTCTGAACAAGAATACCATGTGCCGGTAATGGCTCAGTTGTGTATCGACTTTTTGCAGGCCGATCGTGGTGGCGTGTTCGTAGATGCAACGTTGGGTGGAGGTGGGCACACCGGAATGATATTGCAGCACCTACCGGAAAGTGGACGGCTGTTCTCGTTTGATGCCGATGATGCCGCGGTGGGTCATTATCACGAGCACCATCCCTCCGACAGTCGGCATGTTATTGTTAACAAGAACTTCAGTACGATACCAGAAACACTCAAAAATGAAGGTCCTGTTCAGGGCATCCTGTTTGACCTAGGTGTGAGCAGTTATCAGTTTGATCATCATCCGCGGGGATTTTCGTTCCGACAAGAGGCTCCGCTGGATATGCGTTTTGGTCAGGATGGCATAACGGCGGCGGATGTTCTTAATACATACACCGAAAAAGAACTTGCGAATGTATTCCGTAACTACGGCGAAGATCCTTCTTCGGCTCTGCTTGCCCGCGCTATTGTGCGTAGGCGTACCCTAGCCCCTTTCCGGACAACTGTTGATTTACGAACGACAATAGAACAGCATATTCCCCCGCAGCATGTAGCAAAAACACTTGCACGAATATTTCAGGCACTGCGCATTACCGTAAACCGGGAATTAGACATTCTTGCAGAGTCGCTGGTTTCCGTCCTTCACATGATGGATACAGGAGGCCGAATTGTTGTTCTGAGCTACCATTCACTGGAAGACCGCATTGTAAAAGATATTTTTCGTGAATATTCCCGACGTCAGACGCCGCCCGTACTGACTGTTCTAACCAAGAAACCCGTAGTTGCTGACGTACCCGAAATTGAACGGAACCCCCGCTCCCGGAGTGTACGATTCCGTGCAGCCGAAATTCAATCTTCTTATCTTCGTCCGCAATGA
- the bshB1 gene encoding bacillithiol biosynthesis deacetylase BshB1 → MANVLVVSAHPDDAELSAGGTIRKLVLENHKVVLLDCTAGENGTRGNATLRKQEADNAASILGVAHREILSMPDGHVSYCQEHVLTLVKKFREYKPDIIITSPPVERHPDHEAVHKLAVGASFLCGLPKVLPDTYSSDYTRPQKVFCYQQNYDLPEQNIVYVDVSNTWEGRENAILAYASQFNVPDRYVSDEPQTILSRPEFMSEQQARCMHYGTRIGVQYAEAFLVIGGIGVKSLSTLF, encoded by the coding sequence ATGGCAAACGTACTTGTTGTTTCAGCACATCCGGATGATGCCGAACTATCGGCAGGCGGTACAATCCGAAAACTTGTCCTTGAAAACCACAAGGTTGTGCTGCTCGATTGTACTGCCGGTGAAAACGGTACGCGAGGTAATGCCACACTTCGCAAGCAGGAAGCTGACAATGCTGCGTCGATCTTAGGTGTAGCACACCGCGAGATCTTATCAATGCCCGACGGGCATGTTTCATACTGCCAGGAACATGTACTTACACTGGTAAAAAAATTTCGTGAGTATAAACCGGATATTATCATCACAAGTCCTCCCGTAGAACGCCATCCTGACCATGAAGCAGTTCATAAGCTTGCCGTAGGTGCTTCATTCCTGTGCGGTCTGCCAAAGGTTCTTCCCGATACCTACTCCAGCGACTATACCCGTCCACAAAAGGTTTTTTGCTATCAGCAGAACTATGATTTACCAGAGCAGAACATCGTATATGTAGATGTTAGCAATACCTGGGAGGGACGAGAAAATGCTATCCTGGCTTACGCAAGCCAGTTTAACGTTCCTGACCGCTATGTTTCAGACGAACCACAAACCATACTGTCACGTCCGGAGTTCATGAGCGAACAACAGGCACGCTGCATGCACTATGGTACCCGAATTGGTGTACAGTATGCCGAGGCATTCCTGGTGATCGGTGGTATTGGCGTTAAAAGTTTATCGACTTTGTTTTAA
- the rpiB gene encoding ribose 5-phosphate isomerase B: MSISVGSDHAGFAYKEAIKKFLTEKGYTVLDAGTDSEASVDYPDYGRAAAELVANGTANAGIIVCGSGIGISIAANKVHGIRAANVTSVEMAKLARAHNNANMLAVGSRLSSLDDVLLMVAAFLETSFEGGRHAGRVAKLDAMG, translated from the coding sequence ATTTCGATTAGCGTTGGCTCAGATCATGCCGGCTTTGCTTACAAAGAGGCAATAAAAAAGTTTCTCACCGAAAAAGGCTATACCGTCCTTGATGCCGGCACCGATTCCGAAGCTTCCGTTGATTACCCTGATTATGGAAGGGCTGCCGCAGAGCTTGTTGCTAATGGTACAGCCAACGCAGGAATTATCGTGTGTGGCAGCGGTATTGGAATTTCGATTGCTGCAAACAAGGTGCACGGAATACGTGCAGCCAATGTTACCAGCGTTGAAATGGCAAAACTGGCCCGGGCACATAACAATGCTAACATGCTGGCAGTTGGAAGCAGGCTGTCGTCGCTGGACGATGTACTGCTCATGGTTGCGGCTTTCTTGGAAACATCCTTCGAAGGCGGACGCCATGCCGGTCGTGTTGCCAAGTTGGACGCAATGGGTTAA